TATGCCGAGTTAATGTATGGGAGATGAAACCATGAGCATTTTGTAGTTCAGGACAAGAATGTTATCATTATTGTTTGGGGGGTCGAAATAATCTGTCTGTTGCACTTTGTACACTTTCTAGTTGAAAACTGTTAAATGCAGATACTAAACTAGTTTTTTGAGCCATCACATTAAATATTATTCACTACTGTTTGCTCCTAAATATTTTGTACGACTAAATGCAACTGCCTTAGCTGGCATAGCACCAAGTGATTACGCCCAACGTAGAATTTGCCTTACCTTTTCTGTCATCACTTGGCATGTCACTGTTGGCTAAAAAACTTAACTATTGCGCCATACTTGATAGGATATTATTAGAACTTACCAATATATATCGAAGCTTGTTGAATGTGGAATACACCCTATTTTTTGCTGACAACATGAGATGACTGCCCTTGGCCTATAAATCTTCCTTTCATTCAACCTCCTAAGTCTACGTTTGGCATTTGGTGGATTATGATAATCCTGTTTGCCACACCAGCCTTTTCCTATTTTAGTTTTTGATTGACCCGTGTTTGCCTACTTTTGTGGCAAAATTTCTACAGCAGACTTACCTACCAATTTTGTTATTCATATTATTTAGTGAACAACCACAAACACCCTATacatgttcactaaataatataAGCACAGCACAGATCAACAACCACAAACTAAACCTAAGAAGATCTCATTATTTGTGGTTCATATATTTAGTGAACATGTATTTGCATCTGCGTATAATATATGATGCCGAAGCACATTTGCTTGCTATTACTGAGTCCGGGATACTTACCTAGCAATTTTGTTTCTAATCTGAAAAAAAGAAATATAGAGCTTAGTTCATTAAGTTGCTAAATTTTTTCCAACGAAACTTACCCTGGGAAGCAAATACTTTTGTTCTTTATaaacatctactccctccgttcggaattacttgtcgcaaaaatgaatgtatctagacgtattttagttctagatacatccattttcgagacaagtaattccgaacggagggagtatatactaAGATAGTAAGATGACTTCCATGAGACAGTATGTATTTTTGTTGTTCATGAAGCTGTTTTGTGTGTAAGAACTTGATTATTTGACATTAAGGCGGCATTGCTTTTTTCTGAACAGTATATGCACTTCTGGGCATTGTAAGTTCTGTCAACCAGCATATAATTGAGACACCAAATGATGGTCACTCACTGGCCTCCAAGGAACAATCTATCCCATGGGCTCTTGTTGTATCTATACTCAAGGATGTGGAAGCAGTTGTTGAAGTTGCCGCCCAGCACTTTGTTGGAGATGATCGCAAATGGGGCTTCCTTGCTGTTACAGAAGCAGTGAAGTAAGATGATCGATTATGCATTGTTTTTCCTTGCTTGCATATCTGATATTGCCATGCATTTCTGGTTTTGTCTGGATGACTGATAACTGTTGTGCAACATTTCAGAGCATGTGTCAGGTTAGCCGCTTTCAGGGAGAGTGGCTACAGGATGCTCTTACAAGGAGGGGAGGTGGAAAACGAAGAGGAGGATGTTCTTGAAGACAATCAGGGAGTCAAGACTAATGGAGTGCCAGTAATCTATCCGGTCAATGGACATTCCCAAAATGGCCATTGGATTACGTCTGATGGTCCGGATGGAAAACCTGGAATTATATCTAAGAGTCTGGAGGGAAGAGCAGTAGCTGCTTTAAACAGGTTTGGTCAGAATGCAAAGATGTTGTCAGATCCCACGTGGATGAGCAGGCTCCAACCTTCTCCTGTTCCTCCTGGTAACTTGTTTTTACTAAAACATTAATATGGTTCTCCATTGAGACATTTACCTATTATTTTTCTCAAGTGTTGTTAGCTTACTTATCAGATCGTATTTCCTTGTGTCAGCAGTGATGGAGATTGAGAAGCCAACTTTCGCAACCATTTGGTCTTCTAAAGGGGTTTCTGGGCGCTTATTCATGTTAGGGGAGGCCGTCCACATATTCAGACCACTTGTATACGTACTCTTGATTAGAAAGTTTGGCATCAAATCTTGGACCCCGTGGTTGGTCTCATTAGCTGTGGAGCTCGCAAGCCTTGGCATTCATTCGCATGCAACAGATCTGAATCATAGAGCTGGGAGAGTTCATCAGCTCTCGTCTGCTGAGAGGGATGAGGTGAGATGATTTCAGTTCTTTATTGTGTTATAGTTTCTTGGTTATGTTCTCTGGGTTGCTGACTTGGCTATTCTTCCTTGGCTCAATTCCATCAGTTGAAAAGGCGAAAAATGATGTGGGCACTTTATGTCATGAGAGATCCGTTCTTTGCCAGCTACACCAGGTAATGAGCATTACACACTAACACGCTACTGTCTCAGCTCTTGATTCTACCCTTCCTATATGCCCTTACTTACACTTGAGTCCTAACAGGCGTCATCTTGAGAAGGCTGAGAAAGCACTGAATCCAGTGCCGCTTATCGGTTTCATCACAGGTGTGTGAACTTTCCCCCGTATCTACGATGCATCTCGTTCCTACAAAAACTTGCGGAGGAAGCATTTTGCAATATTTTTGACATGCTCGATTTATTGCAGGTAAACTCGTGGAACTATTGGAGGGGGCTCAGTCGCGGTATACATATACATCAGGCTCGTAGATGAGGGTTGGGATAGATTTACCTGCTGCTGGAGAGCTTCCTTGCTGATCTGCCATACTGGACTTTTGCTGGTTCCTGGAGTTTGTTTTCAGTAGATGAGGATTTGAGCGAAACCCTGTCTGTGCTTTGCCATTTCGTAGCCAGATCTGGCATCGCTGTCTCGAGACCTTGGCTGATGAGTTGCAGACACATAGCCTCACCCCTGGTGGCAGCTGGGAATGTAATTATACAGTACATCGGTCTAATGTCATGAGTAGGCACGCAAGCATTACCGTTGTATTTACCAGAAATGAAAATCATAATAAGCTCGTTCTTTAAACTGTGAAGTTTCTGATTGTGACGTGATCTGGCATTTCTCTATCTATGGTATGCTACTAAATTGTCGGTGTTTGATCATTGATTTTTCCCCCTCATATATTGAGAGAAGTAAAAGGAAAAGACCCCTCGTTTGCTCATTGATCCTTACTGGAGATAACTGAATCTTCCTTCTGTTGGTGATGCATCTTGATAATGTGCGGTGTATCTcaacttgatttgtgtttggatTTAGCATGGATCATCCTTTGGCTGGAGATGTCCATGAAGCATTTCAGATTCAAGGAACATGAATCATCAAATCTCTCATATTGTCATCGCAACATTTATCTCAAAATGTTGAATCAGACAAGCAAATACGTACCAGCATGATGTCAATATGAAAAAGGCAGTACTATACTTGCAACATGTATCTATCTCATTCTATTCTATGCACTGTTAATGTACAACATGATCAAGCTCGACAAGCATGAGCAAGATAGTGTCACAAGCGTGCAATAGTTCTGTTCAGGCTCAGCTCAACCCCACCCGCAGATCGAGCATTTTTCGCGTTATTGCGAGATTCACGAACATCAGCTTGTGAGCTTATGTAGGATAGGGACTGCAACCACGACACGAGCACAGGCTTCCGTACAACATCGTCAGATTCTGCGACGTGGGCGTGCATGTCATCGAGGAGCACATCCTGGCCTTCCTTTGGCAGTGAGGTGACAAATTCCGCCAGCTCCTTGAGCAGATAAGAGAATGACTGCAGAAACGGGAGAAAAGAGTGTTCAGGGAATAAAATCTGCAGTCTCTATAGGTAGCAGTGCTGCATGCGTAGTAGGAAATCATGGAATAATGTGATTTGGGGCTATCAAATATCAAGCTCCAATGGTCCAACTCATCTTTGTAGCAATCAGGTTAGCGCATGAAAAAACTCGACAGGGTTTCGAAGCTAATGATGTTTGTAATGTCTCTGCTATTGGGAAAAAAGGTTCCTTGTGTCCTCGCGGATTGATTAGCCATATTCTGAATGTCATAAAGGAGATAACCACCAACCCATACGTATTTCAGAGAAGTTACTGCTCTACACAAAACCAGAGAATAAGAACATTGTGATCTTATCTTACCTGAATATCGACAAGGAAGATGAGCCGCAGCAACAAGTCCAATACTTTCTTACAGGGCTCTGTGCTCTCTTCCCATGACCTCCACAACGATCTGTCCTGAATCATCGCAGTAGTGCAAAGATCTTTGGCTTTCACAACAAGGCTATGGATACAAAAAAGAATGGCAGGGCTTTTTGCAGGAAGATGCCGAACAAGCGCCACAACTCCTGACGCTAATCCTTCAAATGGAGTTACCCCAGGATAAGCCTATTAAATGAAGAAAGTAGAGAAATTAGTCAGTCACCTGGTCAGGAACAGAAAATACGAAAAATGGTTTCAAACCAACTACCTCCAAGGATCTCCTGATATAGTCAAAGGCAAGCTGCTCTTTCAAAGCCACTCGATCGTCCTGATCAGAATCATTACCAGATGACAGGAATGATACCATCACCGAGTGCGCAGCACGTGTTATTTTTTCATTTGAATGCTGTATATATCTACCAAATTGCATTAAGGGGGGCAATTTTGTAAATCAAGATAACCCAATGAAAAAAACAGAGAATTCCTTATTTGACACTAGATAAGAATGTGCCTCCCTATTTGGCCCTGGAA
The sequence above is a segment of the Aegilops tauschii subsp. strangulata cultivar AL8/78 chromosome 6, Aet v6.0, whole genome shotgun sequence genome. Coding sequences within it:
- the LOC109757805 gene encoding peroxisome biogenesis protein 16 isoform X2 produces the protein MEAYKVWVRKNRDLVRSLESLANGVTWILPERFANSEIAPEAVYALLGIVSSVNQHIIETPNDGHSLASKEQSIPWALVVSILKDVEAVVEVAAQHFVGDDRKWGFLAVTEAVKACVRLAAFRESGYRMLLQGGEVENEEEDVLEDNQGVKTNGVPVIYPVNGHSQNGHWITSDGPDGKPGIISKSLEGRAVAALNRFGQNAKMLSDPTWMSRLQPSPVPPVMEIEKPTFATIWSSKGVSGRLFMLGEAVHIFRPLVYVLLIRKFGIKSWTPWLVSLAVELASLGIHSHATDLNHRAGRVHQLSSAERDELKRRKMMWALYVMRDPFFASYTRRHLEKAEKALNPVPLIGFITGKLVELLEGAQSRYTYTSGS
- the LOC109757805 gene encoding peroxisome biogenesis protein 16 isoform X1 — encoded protein: MEAYKVWVRKNRDLVRSLESLANGVTWILPERFANSEIAPEAVYALLGIVSSVNQHIIETPNDGHSLASKEQSIPWALVVSILKDVEAVVEVAAQHFVGDDRKWGFLAVTEAVKACVRLAAFRESGYRMLLQGGEVENEEEDVLEDNQGVKTNGVPVIYPVNGHSQNGHWITSDGPDGKPGIISKSLEGRAVAALNRFGQNAKMLSDPTWMSRLQPSPVPPAVMEIEKPTFATIWSSKGVSGRLFMLGEAVHIFRPLVYVLLIRKFGIKSWTPWLVSLAVELASLGIHSHATDLNHRAGRVHQLSSAERDELKRRKMMWALYVMRDPFFASYTRRHLEKAEKALNPVPLIGFITGKLVELLEGAQSRYTYTSGS